A single Pedobacter sp. PACM 27299 DNA region contains:
- a CDS encoding RagB/SusD family nutrient uptake outer membrane protein, producing MKNYIIKGLILLTGFTALSSCKKMLEEKDLSGITAESVFTTPAGFETLVNAAYSYQRWWYGKEEGYGMAEMGTDLWMSGAGDVSTDLTQYINLQGTNAAVTTEWQQLYAAVNLCNAGINRIGGAGLDPATRAIREGELKFLRAFYNWHIVESWGGVHFTLEETKGVITTANKTPVATFNKQIIEDLLFAVSNLPATTKDYGRATKPAAQALLARMYLTQNKYQEAKDMALNVIDGTYGFSLLSAYADLWKMQNLKNKEVIYAVNYSTNLSLNDLVDPILNPLGHSRGSNSSHMLFAMKYDDQPGMLRDILNGRPFDRYMPTRFLLDLYTDDDARYDGSFKTVWYANGTTRPAGMKLGDTAIYATKKVFAPTGKLYKIYDRNAVYNANGTVKDQLHYVTLNKFDDPTRSSINEAQSARDVFVIRLAELYLIAAEASLQLQNPGDAAKYINVLRTRAAKPGKIADMQVSAGQMTLDFILDERAREFAGEQIRWFDLKRTGKLLERVKAYNPNALNIKDFNLVKPISRTQIDAVSNKDEFSQNTGYQ from the coding sequence ATGAAAAATTATATCATTAAAGGATTAATACTGCTTACCGGATTCACAGCCCTGTCTTCCTGTAAAAAGATGTTAGAAGAAAAAGATCTTTCCGGAATCACAGCGGAAAGCGTGTTCACGACACCAGCAGGCTTTGAAACCCTGGTCAATGCCGCCTATTCCTATCAGCGATGGTGGTATGGAAAAGAAGAAGGGTATGGCATGGCCGAAATGGGAACAGATTTATGGATGAGCGGTGCAGGAGATGTCAGCACAGATCTAACTCAATACATCAACCTTCAAGGGACAAATGCGGCGGTCACCACGGAATGGCAGCAGCTGTATGCCGCTGTAAATCTATGCAATGCAGGAATCAACAGGATCGGTGGTGCTGGTCTGGATCCTGCCACAAGAGCCATCAGAGAGGGGGAACTAAAATTTCTCCGGGCCTTTTACAACTGGCACATTGTGGAATCATGGGGTGGCGTACATTTTACACTCGAAGAGACCAAAGGCGTCATTACTACCGCCAATAAAACACCGGTAGCAACATTTAATAAGCAGATTATTGAAGATTTATTATTTGCGGTAAGCAATCTGCCAGCTACCACCAAAGACTATGGCAGAGCGACAAAACCTGCCGCACAAGCATTACTGGCGAGGATGTACCTCACGCAGAATAAATATCAGGAAGCAAAAGATATGGCACTTAATGTGATTGATGGAACCTATGGTTTCTCACTTTTGTCCGCTTATGCAGACCTCTGGAAAATGCAGAACCTGAAAAATAAAGAAGTCATTTATGCCGTTAATTATTCTACAAATCTTTCTTTGAATGATCTGGTAGATCCCATCTTAAATCCTTTAGGGCATAGCAGGGGCAGCAACAGCAGTCACATGTTATTTGCTATGAAATATGATGACCAGCCAGGAATGCTGCGCGATATCTTAAATGGAAGACCCTTTGACCGCTATATGCCTACCCGCTTTTTACTGGATTTATACACTGACGATGATGCCCGTTATGATGGCTCATTTAAAACCGTATGGTATGCCAATGGAACCACCAGGCCAGCCGGGATGAAATTGGGAGATACGGCCATTTATGCAACAAAGAAAGTGTTTGCACCAACAGGGAAATTATATAAAATCTACGACAGAAATGCCGTTTACAATGCAAATGGTACAGTTAAAGACCAACTGCATTATGTAACCTTGAACAAGTTTGATGACCCTACCAGAAGCAGCATCAACGAGGCCCAAAGTGCCAGGGATGTTTTTGTGATTCGGCTCGCGGAATTATACCTTATCGCTGCAGAAGCTTCCCTGCAATTGCAAAACCCAGGAGATGCCGCTAAATATATTAATGTGCTCAGAACCAGAGCAGCGAAACCAGGAAAGATAGCCGATATGCAGGTGTCTGCAGGACAAATGACGCTTGATTTTATCCTGGATGAACGTGCCAGGGAATTTGCAGGAGAACAAATCCGCTGGTTCGATTTGAAAAGAACCGGAAAACTTCTGGAACGTGTAAAAGCATATAATCCAAATGCGCTGAACATTAAGGATTTTAACCTGGTTAAGCCAATTTCAAGAACTCAGATTGATGCAGTGAGTAATAAAGATGAATTCAGTCAGAATACGGGATATCAATAA
- a CDS encoding tail fiber domain-containing protein, which yields MKYKILVKTAVFGLVLTTSAMSVSAQKINEKELKVNVDKISTATQQLKNLEPVTFNYDTKKFNYLELPTGGQYGFLVSNVLPEFPQMVTEVSKQYNAGKNDSKVVKYNEVQSENLIPVLVAAIKEQQAEIELLKKELNLLKEKSK from the coding sequence ATGAAATATAAAATCTTAGTGAAAACCGCTGTATTCGGACTTGTTTTAACAACAAGCGCAATGAGCGTAAGCGCACAAAAAATCAATGAAAAAGAGCTAAAAGTAAACGTAGATAAAATCTCAACTGCCACACAGCAGCTGAAGAATCTGGAGCCGGTTACTTTTAACTACGACACGAAAAAATTCAATTATCTGGAGCTGCCAACAGGTGGTCAATATGGCTTTTTAGTGAGTAATGTACTCCCTGAATTTCCGCAAATGGTAACCGAAGTGTCCAAACAATATAATGCCGGAAAAAATGATTCTAAAGTAGTAAAATACAATGAGGTACAGTCAGAAAATCTGATCCCTGTACTGGTCGCAGCGATCAAAGAACAGCAGGCAGAAATTGAGCTTTTGAAGAAAGAATTGAATCTTTTAAAAGAGAAATCAAAGTAA
- a CDS encoding exosporium glycoprotein BclB-related protein yields the protein MKKATTTLLVLLLIVFNSFAQTPQKINYQAVIRNATGQPVPNQAVGMRLTVQNGPVGAALYSETQTPTTNAYGLVNLQIGTGSVVTGTFATIPWTTGSKYLKIEADITGGSTYTVVGTVELVSVPYALNSLSAETSKDNRWALTGANILNNNTGGVGIGAGTGTFPANDAVLDIWSSTKGILIPRVSLASSIATPSDGLLVYQTTAPKGFYYSKTGAWVRLTDANDSSAPVNGGAIIPFASGLPLTMTTIAGGLVGTTGVVGFGSSASGVNLLSGTIDLTGAAGTLLNFAFSAPRSGTIKSMSAFFSTTAALSLIGTTVSINAQLYQSTTPNNSFTAVPGALVTLAPPLTGIISLGTTANGITTGLSIPVTAQTRYILVFSATASGLSLLNTVVGYASAGLSIE from the coding sequence ATGAAAAAAGCAACTACTACTTTACTGGTATTATTACTAATTGTGTTCAACAGTTTTGCACAAACCCCACAAAAAATAAACTATCAGGCCGTCATTCGAAATGCGACCGGTCAGCCTGTACCCAACCAGGCTGTGGGCATGAGGCTGACCGTTCAAAATGGGCCCGTCGGTGCTGCATTATATTCAGAAACACAAACACCTACAACCAATGCATACGGACTTGTAAATCTACAAATAGGAACAGGAAGTGTAGTTACCGGTACATTTGCTACCATTCCATGGACCACAGGAAGTAAATACCTTAAGATTGAAGCGGACATCACAGGTGGATCGACATACACTGTGGTTGGTACAGTCGAACTGGTCAGTGTCCCTTATGCTTTAAACTCTTTAAGTGCAGAAACAAGCAAGGATAACCGATGGGCACTTACCGGCGCCAATATCTTAAACAACAATACGGGAGGTGTCGGAATTGGCGCTGGAACAGGAACTTTTCCTGCAAATGACGCGGTATTGGATATCTGGTCAAGTACCAAAGGGATTTTGATTCCAAGGGTAAGTTTAGCTTCATCAATCGCTACTCCAAGTGACGGTTTGCTGGTTTATCAGACGACTGCACCTAAAGGATTTTATTATTCTAAAACAGGAGCCTGGGTAAGACTTACCGATGCCAATGATAGCTCTGCTCCTGTAAATGGTGGGGCCATTATTCCATTTGCTTCTGGCTTACCATTGACTATGACTACAATTGCAGGAGGACTGGTTGGTACAACCGGTGTTGTTGGCTTTGGAAGTAGTGCCAGTGGTGTAAATCTGCTCAGTGGAACTATTGATTTGACAGGTGCAGCGGGAACGCTTTTAAACTTTGCCTTTTCTGCGCCGAGATCCGGTACAATAAAAAGTATGTCCGCTTTTTTTAGTACTACAGCTGCTTTATCATTAATTGGTACAACGGTATCCATCAACGCACAACTTTATCAAAGCACCACACCTAATAATTCTTTCACCGCTGTGCCTGGTGCTTTAGTGACTTTAGCCCCTCCATTAACGGGTATCATTTCTTTAGGTACAACAGCTAATGGAATCACAACTGGATTGAGTATCCCAGTAACGGCTCAAACACGCTATATATTGGTGTTTTCGGCTACAGCGTCAGGATTAAGTCTACTCAATACGGTAGTAGGTTATGCCAGTGCCGGACTTAGCATTGAATAA
- a CDS encoding SusC/RagA family TonB-linked outer membrane protein, with product MSKFYLSLALLCLFCSAVYAQDRKISGQVSDAKNGETLIGVTVQVKGTSRGTSTDANGKFSLSIPANISNPILLLNYVGFLKQEVKVGTQSNLNIKMTAEQNDLNEVVVVGYGTVKKRDLTGSVVSIKGDEIAKVPSANPLESIQGKVPGVDITRSSGAASSGVNINIRGTRSITAGNGPLIIVDGVQYSSIQDINPNDIASMDILKDASSTAIYGSRGANGVILITTKKGISGEATISLNSYYGVSKVSRYPSVMDAQQYIALKREANRNTGTWKSPADDASIFSTAEFNAIQNNQFLDYQDLLFHDGHQQDHQIGVRAGTEKTKVYFSLDYMNEKGVLKKDKSDRYSARLNVDQSIGKIFTTGLQAQFTHYEQENRRDPLNQANKVPPLGTIYDDAGSFMFYPLFGTFVNPLADEQPDIYTSESVINRTILSAYMELKPIEGLVIRSNLGANLNTDRLGTYADRYSLDRNGSNPKATYAASNGHLINIENFVTYNKQIKEHAFTLTGINSMLFNRADNVSASGENQLLKSQLFYGLGNTINQAVSTAYTMNNLLSFAGRLNYAYKGKYLLTLTGRTDGSSKLAEGNKWAFFPSGAIAWRVSDEKFLKDNEVISDLKLKYSYGIAGSDNISPYSTESSLSKIAFAYDDAAAPAYTYTPRTGNKQLSWEKTKTSDFGLEISFLKNRISATVDYYDSKTYDLLLNRSLPPSTGNGSVIQNVAKTGNRGLEIYIASKNILSENFQWTTSLSFSRNKERIIELAGGAQADVLNNWFVGSPIQSFYDYEKIGIWQADQAAEALKYGQKPGDIRVRDLNDDGKIDGTNDRKILGTNRPSWSGGLENTFTYKAWDLNIYVYARMGQMLYADFLRRYDPQGVNNSSTIIDYWTPENPTNAYPRPNKNTSLASTLYSSSLGYEDGSFLRVRNITLGYSIPKQTLEKSFVKSLRLYFTARNPLTYTKSSLLKEYDPERGGSEGAPMTKLYTFGLNASF from the coding sequence ATGAGCAAATTCTATTTATCACTGGCCCTGCTGTGCCTGTTTTGCAGCGCAGTCTACGCCCAGGACCGGAAGATTTCTGGCCAGGTGTCTGATGCCAAAAATGGGGAAACATTGATCGGCGTAACCGTCCAGGTCAAAGGAACTTCCCGCGGAACAAGTACCGATGCAAATGGCAAATTTAGCTTAAGTATTCCCGCAAATATCAGCAATCCCATACTCCTGCTAAACTATGTAGGTTTTCTGAAACAAGAAGTAAAAGTCGGTACGCAGAGTAATCTCAATATTAAAATGACAGCCGAGCAAAACGACCTGAATGAGGTGGTTGTGGTAGGTTATGGTACCGTGAAAAAACGGGATTTAACTGGTTCTGTAGTGTCCATCAAAGGAGATGAGATTGCAAAAGTGCCTTCCGCCAATCCATTGGAATCTATTCAGGGAAAAGTTCCTGGGGTAGACATCACCAGAAGCAGCGGCGCAGCATCCTCAGGTGTAAATATCAATATCCGCGGAACTCGCTCCATCACTGCTGGAAACGGACCGTTGATCATCGTAGATGGTGTGCAGTATTCCAGCATCCAGGATATAAATCCCAATGATATCGCTTCTATGGACATTTTGAAAGATGCTTCCTCCACAGCGATATATGGGTCGAGAGGGGCAAACGGAGTGATTCTGATCACCACCAAAAAAGGAATCTCAGGCGAAGCGACCATTTCTTTAAATTCTTATTATGGCGTCTCGAAAGTATCCAGATACCCATCTGTGATGGATGCACAGCAGTATATAGCATTGAAAAGAGAAGCCAACCGCAATACCGGAACCTGGAAAAGCCCGGCAGATGATGCCTCAATTTTTAGTACAGCAGAATTTAATGCGATTCAAAATAACCAGTTTTTGGATTACCAGGACCTGCTTTTCCATGATGGCCACCAGCAAGACCACCAGATCGGTGTGCGTGCAGGAACAGAAAAGACAAAGGTCTACTTCTCCCTGGACTATATGAACGAAAAAGGCGTGTTAAAAAAAGACAAATCCGACCGCTATTCGGCACGTTTAAACGTAGATCAATCTATTGGGAAAATATTTACCACCGGATTACAAGCGCAATTCACCCATTATGAACAAGAAAACCGCAGGGATCCCTTAAATCAAGCCAATAAAGTACCTCCATTAGGAACGATTTATGACGATGCTGGCAGCTTTATGTTCTATCCGCTTTTTGGCACATTTGTAAATCCACTGGCGGACGAACAGCCAGACATTTATACCAGTGAGTCGGTCATTAACCGGACAATCTTGTCAGCATACATGGAACTGAAACCAATAGAAGGCTTGGTGATTCGCTCTAATCTGGGTGCAAACCTCAACACAGATCGCCTGGGGACGTATGCAGATCGTTATTCCCTGGATCGTAATGGCTCCAATCCTAAAGCAACTTATGCGGCTTCCAACGGACATTTGATCAATATTGAAAACTTTGTGACGTATAACAAGCAGATCAAAGAACATGCCTTTACCCTAACTGGAATCAATAGTATGCTGTTCAATAGGGCCGATAATGTGAGCGCCTCCGGTGAGAATCAGCTGCTCAAATCGCAGTTGTTTTATGGGCTCGGAAATACCATCAATCAGGCGGTAAGTACTGCCTACACTATGAATAACCTGCTTTCCTTCGCAGGGCGGTTAAACTATGCTTACAAAGGAAAATACCTGCTGACCCTAACCGGACGTACAGACGGTTCTTCGAAGCTCGCTGAAGGTAACAAATGGGCGTTTTTCCCTTCAGGTGCGATTGCCTGGAGAGTAAGTGATGAAAAGTTTTTGAAAGACAATGAAGTGATCTCTGACCTGAAATTAAAATACAGTTACGGGATCGCAGGAAGTGACAACATCAGTCCATATTCTACAGAGAGCAGCTTGTCGAAAATTGCCTTTGCCTATGATGATGCCGCGGCACCAGCTTACACCTATACGCCAAGAACAGGGAATAAACAGCTGAGCTGGGAAAAAACAAAGACCAGCGACTTCGGGCTGGAGATTTCCTTCTTGAAAAACAGGATCTCTGCAACCGTTGATTACTATGATTCAAAAACTTATGATTTGCTGCTGAACAGAAGTCTGCCGCCCTCTACAGGTAATGGCAGTGTGATTCAAAATGTGGCCAAAACGGGCAACAGAGGACTGGAAATCTATATCGCCTCAAAAAATATCCTCAGCGAAAATTTCCAATGGACAACCAGTCTGAGTTTTAGCAGAAATAAAGAGCGCATTATTGAACTGGCTGGCGGCGCTCAGGCAGATGTGCTGAACAACTGGTTTGTAGGTTCTCCAATCCAGTCTTTTTACGACTATGAAAAGATCGGAATCTGGCAAGCCGATCAGGCTGCTGAAGCCTTGAAATATGGACAGAAACCAGGCGATATCAGGGTGAGAGATTTGAATGATGACGGTAAAATAGACGGTACTAACGACCGTAAAATATTAGGAACCAATCGCCCAAGCTGGAGCGGTGGATTAGAAAATACGTTTACCTACAAAGCATGGGACTTAAACATCTATGTGTACGCCAGAATGGGACAGATGCTATATGCTGATTTTCTTCGCCGCTATGATCCGCAGGGCGTCAATAACAGCTCTACAATCATCGATTACTGGACGCCGGAAAACCCAACAAATGCCTACCCGAGACCAAATAAAAACACCTCATTGGCTTCTACCTTATACTCTTCGAGTTTAGGTTATGAAGACGGTTCTTTTCTGAGGGTCAGAAACATTACCCTCGGTTATTCCATCCCTAAACAGACATTGGAAAAAAGCTTTGTCAAAAGTTTAAGGCTGTATTTCACCGCAAGAAACCCACTTACCTATACCAAATCAAGCCTGTTAAAGGAGTATGATCCGGAAAGAGGAGGGTCAGAAGGAGCACCAATGACGAAGCTCTACACCTTTGGTCTGAATGCCAGCTTTTAA
- a CDS encoding glycerol-3-phosphate dehydrogenase/oxidase has product MDRLKLIQNLATGEKWDVVIIGGGATGLGIAMDAATRGYKTLLVEQADFAKGTSSKATKLVHGGVRYMAQGDLGLVREACHERGLLLKNAPHLTKNESFVIPNYTWFDNIKYTIGLKFYDLLAGKLSLGASKYINKEKTIAALPSIKREGLKGGVVYHDGQFDDTRLALNIAQTAIENGATVLNYMKVEGLLKDNSKKVNGVKVKDIETGNTYDVLGKVVINATGVYVDNILQMDRPEAPHLVRPSQGVHITLDRSFMEGDNALMIPETDDGRVLFAVPWHDKLIVGTTDTLRDHPELEPQALDQEIEFILSTAAKYFRKKPTRADVLAVFAGLRPLAAPKQEGSKTKEISRSHKIIVSDSAMITITGGKWTTFRRMAQDTVDKAIEKGYLPAKPCKTEQLHIHGYVASPDKSDPLHFYGTDLAGIQKLIQENPALGERLVPAYPYTKAMVVWAVRNEYARRVEDVLGRRFRLLFLDVKAAIAAAPEVARIIAEELNRDQIWVEKEVEDFKKLAKTYTIF; this is encoded by the coding sequence ATGGACAGACTTAAATTGATACAGAATCTAGCAACCGGCGAAAAATGGGACGTGGTCATCATTGGCGGGGGAGCTACAGGTTTGGGGATCGCAATGGACGCGGCTACACGTGGTTATAAAACGTTATTAGTGGAACAGGCAGATTTTGCTAAAGGAACCTCTAGTAAAGCAACCAAATTAGTGCACGGCGGTGTTCGTTATATGGCTCAGGGAGATCTCGGCCTGGTGCGTGAAGCTTGTCATGAAAGAGGTTTGCTATTGAAAAATGCCCCTCATCTGACTAAAAATGAATCATTCGTCATTCCAAATTATACCTGGTTCGACAATATTAAATATACCATAGGATTGAAGTTTTACGACCTGCTGGCAGGTAAACTCAGCCTTGGTGCCTCAAAATATATCAATAAGGAAAAGACCATTGCCGCATTACCTTCTATTAAAAGAGAAGGATTAAAAGGTGGAGTGGTTTACCATGACGGTCAGTTTGATGACACCCGACTTGCCTTAAATATCGCACAGACTGCAATAGAAAATGGCGCAACGGTACTCAACTACATGAAAGTAGAAGGTTTACTGAAAGACAACAGTAAGAAAGTAAACGGCGTAAAAGTGAAAGATATTGAAACCGGAAATACTTACGATGTCCTGGGAAAAGTGGTGATCAATGCAACCGGTGTATATGTAGATAATATTCTGCAAATGGACAGACCGGAAGCACCACATCTGGTACGCCCAAGTCAGGGGGTGCATATTACGCTTGATCGTTCTTTTATGGAAGGAGATAATGCGCTGATGATTCCTGAAACTGACGATGGAAGGGTGCTATTTGCAGTACCTTGGCATGATAAACTGATTGTAGGAACTACAGATACACTAAGAGATCATCCGGAGCTAGAGCCTCAGGCCTTAGATCAGGAAATCGAATTTATCCTTTCTACAGCAGCAAAATACTTTAGGAAAAAACCAACCCGTGCGGATGTACTTGCTGTTTTTGCAGGTTTACGTCCATTGGCAGCCCCAAAACAGGAAGGCTCAAAAACAAAAGAAATTTCCAGAAGTCATAAAATCATCGTTTCAGACTCTGCAATGATCACCATCACCGGTGGTAAATGGACTACCTTTAGAAGGATGGCTCAGGATACAGTAGACAAAGCGATTGAAAAAGGATATCTGCCAGCAAAACCTTGTAAAACAGAACAGCTTCACATTCATGGGTATGTGGCTTCTCCAGATAAATCAGATCCACTTCATTTTTATGGAACTGATCTTGCAGGGATCCAAAAGCTGATACAGGAAAATCCTGCACTTGGGGAAAGATTGGTTCCAGCCTATCCATATACGAAAGCAATGGTGGTATGGGCCGTTAGAAATGAATATGCGCGAAGGGTAGAAGATGTGCTGGGACGTCGTTTCAGACTGCTGTTCCTGGACGTTAAAGCAGCCATTGCAGCAGCACCGGAAGTGGCCAGAATCATTGCTGAAGAGTTAAACCGCGATCAGATATGGGTAGAGAAAGAAGTGGAGGACTTTAAGAAACTCGCTAAAACCTACACCATATTTTAA
- a CDS encoding helix-turn-helix domain-containing protein: MHLFLAKQGNKLLNYLLAILLFSKFGQVFISLLIHSEQQQLFPNLYQFFTPFWYISPACFYLYTTSFIHENSRLSKVQWLHLVPAVFAIVHVFPWGQNTTTNWSSVAIQIEGKKQLFITESTGLFSAAFYYLGKPALTIIYLILTWYVVLKSKIFHTDQNCPRKKWLLFFLMVGTFFQLISFLPLLFWNMSQPDISRSFMLMSGVVFLSIMIFIFHHPKLLYGYLFVSVSLDTVIPVRKETAEAKINEELEIEREEKVKTAKPETIQLKKISLLPDQLLQYSNAMREVMDIEKPYLMEDFQIIDLAGKLNIPVHHCSFILNNLVGKNFREWINEYRIQFFMDQYPIKAERMKIGSIARECGFKSTATFYNAFKKETGLMPTVYFAQKKVS; this comes from the coding sequence ATGCACCTTTTTCTCGCTAAACAGGGAAATAAGCTTTTAAACTACTTGCTTGCCATCCTTTTATTCTCCAAATTCGGTCAAGTATTCATCTCCTTATTGATCCATTCAGAACAACAGCAGCTGTTCCCAAACTTATACCAGTTTTTTACACCATTTTGGTACATTAGCCCTGCGTGCTTTTATTTATATACGACCAGCTTCATTCATGAAAACTCAAGGTTGTCGAAAGTCCAATGGTTACATTTAGTTCCGGCCGTTTTTGCAATTGTACATGTGTTCCCCTGGGGACAAAACACCACTACAAACTGGAGTTCTGTTGCAATTCAGATTGAAGGAAAAAAACAGCTTTTCATCACCGAAAGTACCGGGCTTTTCTCTGCAGCTTTTTACTACCTGGGCAAACCAGCGTTAACCATCATTTATTTAATATTGACCTGGTATGTAGTGTTAAAATCAAAAATCTTCCATACAGACCAGAACTGTCCCCGTAAAAAATGGTTGTTGTTTTTTCTAATGGTGGGTACTTTTTTTCAACTGATTAGTTTTCTCCCGCTCTTATTCTGGAATATGTCCCAGCCTGACATTAGCAGATCATTTATGCTGATGAGTGGCGTGGTCTTCTTGAGCATTATGATTTTCATCTTCCACCATCCAAAATTGCTTTATGGCTATCTTTTTGTGTCGGTGAGCCTGGATACTGTAATACCTGTTCGGAAAGAAACAGCAGAAGCGAAAATTAACGAGGAATTAGAAATTGAGCGAGAAGAAAAAGTTAAAACAGCAAAACCAGAGACAATTCAACTAAAAAAAATCAGCCTCTTACCTGATCAGTTGCTGCAGTATTCAAATGCAATGCGGGAAGTAATGGACATCGAGAAACCTTACCTGATGGAAGATTTTCAAATCATAGACCTGGCTGGAAAACTCAATATTCCTGTACACCATTGTTCATTTATCCTCAATAACCTCGTAGGTAAAAATTTCAGAGAATGGATCAATGAATACAGGATTCAGTTTTTTATGGATCAATATCCAATTAAGGCAGAAAGAATGAAAATTGGGTCTATTGCCAGGGAATGCGGATTTAAAAGTACTGCTACGTTTTATAATGCATTCAAGAAAGAAACTGGGTTAATGCCAACCGTTTATTTCGCTCAAAAAAAGGTCTCTTAA
- the glpK gene encoding glycerol kinase GlpK has product MEPDQKFILALDQGTTSSRAIIFNHDGEIVAVAQKPFEQFFPKPGWVEHDANEIWYSQSSVAAEVIAKSDLNGLNIAAIGITNQRETTIVWDRETGIPVYNAIVWQDRRTSKYCDELKEQGWTDKIKEKTGLVIDAYFSGTKVKWILDNVKGARERAEHGDLCFGTVDSWLVWKFTRGAMHITDVSNASRTLMFNINTMEWDKELLELLTIPESMLPEVRQSSEVYGNTVTTLFASKIPISGIAGDQQAALFGQMCVDEGMTKNTYGTGCFMLMNTGHKPVFSKNNLLTTVGWKINGKVTYALEGSVFVGGAAIQWLRDGLGIIRTSAESETLSASVKDNGGVYFVPALTGLGAPYWDQYARGAIFGITRGTTAAHIARAALEGIAFQVNDLLKSMESDSGKKSKELRVDGGAVENNALMQFQADIFGSDVVRPKILETTALGAAYLAGLAVGYWSSVEEIKKQWNIEKKFEPTMEKDQAKNYLHYWKKAVERSRNWSEE; this is encoded by the coding sequence ATGGAGCCAGATCAAAAATTCATTCTAGCCCTCGATCAGGGGACAACAAGTTCTCGAGCCATTATCTTTAACCATGATGGGGAGATCGTTGCCGTAGCGCAGAAACCATTTGAGCAATTCTTTCCGAAACCAGGTTGGGTAGAACATGATGCAAATGAAATCTGGTACTCACAGTCCTCTGTCGCAGCTGAAGTAATTGCCAAATCTGATTTAAACGGATTGAATATTGCCGCAATCGGTATCACCAATCAAAGGGAAACAACGATTGTATGGGATAGAGAAACCGGAATTCCGGTATATAATGCGATCGTTTGGCAAGACAGACGTACCTCAAAATATTGCGACGAGCTTAAAGAACAAGGCTGGACAGATAAAATAAAAGAAAAAACAGGGTTAGTCATTGATGCCTATTTCTCCGGAACTAAAGTGAAATGGATTCTGGACAATGTGAAAGGTGCAAGAGAAAGAGCCGAGCATGGAGATCTGTGTTTTGGTACCGTGGATAGCTGGTTGGTTTGGAAATTTACCCGTGGGGCAATGCACATCACCGATGTTTCCAATGCCAGCAGAACGTTGATGTTCAACATCAATACCATGGAATGGGATAAAGAACTATTGGAATTGCTGACCATTCCGGAAAGCATGCTCCCAGAAGTCAGACAAAGCTCTGAAGTATATGGAAATACAGTCACCACACTTTTTGCTTCCAAAATTCCTATTTCTGGAATTGCAGGAGATCAGCAGGCTGCATTATTTGGCCAGATGTGCGTAGATGAAGGGATGACTAAAAATACGTATGGTACTGGTTGCTTTATGCTGATGAACACTGGTCATAAACCTGTATTCTCAAAAAACAACTTGCTGACTACCGTAGGCTGGAAAATTAATGGCAAAGTCACTTATGCTTTAGAAGGAAGTGTTTTTGTAGGTGGTGCAGCGATTCAATGGCTGCGTGATGGTCTCGGTATTATCAGAACTTCGGCAGAAAGTGAAACTTTATCCGCTTCAGTAAAAGACAATGGCGGTGTTTATTTCGTGCCAGCGCTGACCGGTTTAGGTGCGCCATACTGGGATCAATATGCACGTGGTGCGATATTTGGCATCACCAGAGGGACGACTGCAGCACACATCGCCCGCGCAGCATTGGAAGGAATCGCTTTCCAAGTTAATGATCTTTTGAAAAGTATGGAATCCGATTCCGGAAAGAAATCGAAAGAATTAAGAGTAGATGGTGGAGCAGTAGAAAACAATGCATTAATGCAGTTTCAGGCAGATATTTTCGGCAGCGATGTAGTCAGACCAAAGATTTTGGAAACCACAGCATTAGGCGCCGCTTATCTTGCTGGTCTTGCCGTTGGTTACTGGAGCAGCGTAGAGGAGATCAAGAAACAATGGAATATAGAAAAGAAATTTGAGCCAACGATGGAAAAAGATCAGGCGAAAAACTACCTTCACTACTGGAAAAAAGCAGTAGAAAGATCAAGAAATTGGTCTGAAGAATAA